The Solea solea chromosome 15, fSolSol10.1, whole genome shotgun sequence genome segment TACTCAGCtcacagagtgggagtgaagtattgtttttggtggctctgtctgtctgtctgcctgtctgtgtgtctgtctgtctgttggtgCTTCCACTTGCCAACATGAgcaacagaggcttgttagagtgacagacacacaccaggcacatgtatgtgtgtgtgtgtgtgtgtgtgtgtttctatcaGGGCTTCACCATAAATAACCTTCCAATcaatatttcaatttgaaacaataaaaagcAAATTGCATTTTGAAATTTAATTGTCCTATTTTTAAATTGTCATCGTTTTTTTGCCAATTCAAATTTTTGTCATGATTattatggtgtgaatgtgtgaaatgtctttgtgtgtcccggtgatggactggtgaactatgtcagctgagattggctccacccccgcgaccctcctgtggagtaTAAAGTGGTAGAGGATAATGATGATTCTTTTCTTCATATCATTAAACGTATATAACGTGTTTTACAGTGATTTCAAGAGTTCAAAGCAGATTATTTTGACATGTGCTGTCCTCAGTGGATTACAATTTCTGAACTGGTGTCATTTTAGATTCTCAGATTAAATTTAATAGACATGTTAAGAAGCTGTGCAGAACTGTCAAGACCAACTTAAAGTGCTTTCGCCTAATAAGACAATATATAGCAGCACAGCAGTTCATGCATGCCATGATATTCTCCCATCTGTCAACCAAACAACAATTAAACCAAACAGGCATAATGACACATTCACATAATGAATACATGGCACCATTGACAAATTCTTAAGAAACATAATTGCCTGTGTGTtgacagaacaaacaaaaccGTAGAATTAGAAGCAGGGTGTAACAACCTTTGGACAATCATCTTTCACAGTAAGAGCGTCAAACTGTGGAACACACCAACACATAGACTGAGCTCACACCTGTGAACATgaaccctctcacacacacacacacgcgtgtatCTAACAGATGACatgttgtgtttctcttgtAGTCTTACACCGGCCCGTTTGTTTACCATCTGCTGCCAGTTCTAAGCAGAGACACCATCCAGTCAGTTCTGGCTTCTATTGGTTACCTACCTCACCCTGACGCCCCTCACAGGTAAGCAAGGAGCAGAACCAGAGCAGGAGagtctgcttgtgtgtgtgtgtgtgtgtgtgtgtgtgtgtgtgtgtgtgtgtgtgtgtgtgtgtgtgtgtgtgtgtgtgtgtgtgtgtgtgtgtgtgtgtgtgtgtgtgtgtgtgtgtgtgtgtgtgtgtgtgtgtgtgtgtgtgtgtgtgtgtgtgtgtgtgtgtgtgtgtgtgtgtgtctatcccTGTCCgtgtctctccctgtgtgtgtgtgtctctctctctccctgtgtgtgtgtgtctctctctctccctgtgtgtgtgtgtctctctctctctccctgtgtgtgtgtgtctatccctgtgtgtgtgtctctctctctctctctccctgtgtgtgtgtgtctatcccTGTCCgtgtctctccctgtgtgtgtgtgtctatcccTGTccgtgtctctcactgtgtgtgtgtgtgtctctctctccctgtgtgtgtctgtctctctctctccctgtgtgtgtgtgcctgtgtgtctctctctctctctctccctttgtgtgtgtgtctctctctccctgtgtgtgtgtgtctctctctctccctgtgtgtgtgtgcatgtgtgtgtctctctctccctgtgtgtgtgtgcgtgcgtgcgtgtgtctctctctttccctttgtgtgtgtgtctctctctccctgtgtgtgtgtgtgtgtgtgtgagtgtgtgtgtgtgtgtctctctctgatcTTTAATCAATCAGACACCACCTCGATCCGCGTTagctgtttctttctttagatgcttttttctctttatattttaaaaacatttcaccaGCTGCCACTGAATTTGATGCataaatagacagacagacagacagatagatagacagacagatagacagacagacagacagacagacaggagtcTGCGCACAGACCATAATGACCAGCTGACCTCAGAGTACGaggtgtgatggtgtgtgtgggGCCTGTAATGAATCTTAGCGCCTCCAGCTAGAGGAGACATTGAGCATGGCTCATATTAGCATTGTTGCTAGGTGTGCTAATCAGGAAGCTTACCTAGTCCATTTTAATAGCCCAGTATTATACTGAACTACAGGTTAGTATAAGGAGCATATATTAGCATATTAAGTAGTGATGACTGTGTGATGATTGCAGTGAGTACAGACTCTGTGAGCATGCAAACATGGACAGAGTCATCCTGGTGGGCTTTGAGCTGCTGCTGGCCAGAGTACAATGTTCTCACCTGCTGGAACTTCTAGAAAAGGATCAAGTTGGAGCACAGGTAAGATCCACAATCATCCATTGCATCTGTCTATTCACAATATGAATGCAGTAGGGATGCACCCATATGAATATTtccgccgataccgatatccgatattaatattgctgctatggccgataaccgatatctaccgatatcgatatatgtttttttttaaaaaaggtttctgagatgataaaagtttgtacagactgaaaatcatgcaagctgaatttttgaatgtcttcctttattttcaaaacatgttttacctccaaataacaaggttaCAGGGCGAccataagacacaagtaaaggtttttagaatcCTTTAgcacttgtagcaagtgtgtaactaaattaaagtacagtttaacgccctcaactcactaaactcctgtgagaaagtttggatcataaattacaaacatgaacataaataaaaataataccctgccaaagttactgtaaccgagataagggtgtctatactgggtacgtaaataaagtcaacaacaacaacaacaaccacgcCACTTCCCttaacaataaaactacacaacagatatgagaaacaatacctgacaagctctactaagaATATGTAACAttactttatcaaacttgccagtattcatggcaaccagatatttattaaattgcaaaacattggaaaagtagtgccgacttggcaggttgttgcggggttcaatatgcTCTACCCTCGGTCCTTCACTATGGAAGAgggctggtcgtcaagagcaatcattgCCATgaccttgatcgttattgccctggccaaTGTCTTCCTTTGGTCGATTACTTGCTGTATTGGGctcccagctgcgctgctttccTAAcgttactagcgttagcttcctgcggttgtttgtgtacttcttGGTGGcgttttttcaaatgacataatcaaatttgtggtattgaatgacttgacgcggaaccctcctcgcattacctcgactttgcaagtgttgcataatgcttttcacTTATCTTCTATCAACACCCTGAAAAaacgcccacaccgctgacattatctctcctcaacacacacacacacacacacacacacaccttgtgctgcacTTGCGTCACTGTCACATGCTCAAACAAATGCAGCATGGcctccccttcccgacacacacacacaaacagcaaatagaCGGGTAttaacatcggttgttaaaatcggcgcagttttactcattggaccgatgccgatatgttaaaaaatgacgaacatcggccgataccaatattaatgccgatatatcgtgcatccctagaatgtaaatgtgtaaatccactgaataaggtcacatgtgGGATAGTCGATTACATCTTTGCTTTCTACGGTCGACATTGTGACATCGTTCAATCAATATTCGATTTGTGACACCGCTGATATcatcacaaggtggcagcagaggcGGGTTTTTAGGTCGTGGCTTGTATTtctgtttgcagaagtgatgaaatcgAACGAGGTTTCTTGAACACATCTTAAACCTGGTCCTCTAAGCTCCTCCAGATCccacagaagtgatgaaatttaccagggtctttgaatgcatctcgttagtcCAACATGCTGTGACTCCTGCATCATTATCAGCAGCTTTCATGTGTTGGACTTCAGAATATATTCGAGTATTCAGTTGGATTGTTTGTCAAATATTTCACATCAGTACTGTTGTAGGCTGAAAGTGTTTTTCCAATTATTCAGCTGTGTCAAAGTGGCTTTTTGAGCAAAATGCTCCATAACATATGGGGCCTTTATGGGGCCTCAAGCTGAATTTCATGTGGGGCCCCCCTGCCACCACAGGAGTAGCCTGTGTGTTGTtaatgttaaagttaaaatagTAGATTGATAAATATGTCCTAAAAGGCAGCCTTTGATAATTGCTGCAGGAGTTGCTGGAGTTTCTGCAGAGAGGTTCAGGGCCTGCAAAACCTGAGGAGCCCAGAGAAAGGAGGGAAACCACAGAAGGCaaacagaaagaggaggagaagaagaaggaagagggGGACAGAAAAGAGGTGAGAGTGAGCGCAGAGCAAGAGAAAGGAAGAAGGGCAGCTGATTTATTTAGTGCGCCTTAGAATCCTGCAGAGCGCGCACGTCCAGTTATAaatcattatcattataaaTGAGTTCAAACTTGATTATTGAAAAAAGTGACGATATATAATGTTTGATAGCATTTTTAAGGAGTGTACCGCTGTGTGCAGGCTCCTCTTTATTCAGACACCAGACTCACAGTGAACCCGCTGCCCAAACCTCGACGGAGTCACCTCATCAGTTCAGACCAGTCCATCATGGAGATGCAGAGGACTTACCCTGACCTGGCCTTTAGAGGGCGCCCTCTGGTACCAGACAAACCTCagaaaatcaaaaatgtcaGGAGCGGTGGTGGCAGAGGTGTTCATGCTGCCGGCAATATCAACAGTGAGGACATTAAAGTTTCTGAGCTGCTCAAAAGAACCTCAAAAGCTGCACCTACAACAGTCAGCAGCAAGGAGGAAAGCAACGCTGATGAAAATGATGCTGCAAATGatggttgtcatggaaacagcagcagctacagtgaCAGTGGTGAGGTCAGTGGTCCTCAAGCCATGTCACTTCACATCACACTGAGAGCTGGAGACAAAAACCAGGAGAGTCTGATACCCGCCGAGAGTCTGAGACCCGCCGAGAGTCTGAGACCGGCAGAGAGTCTGAGACACGCCGAGAGTCTGAGACCTGTCGAGAGTCTGAGACCTGTCGAGAGTCTGAGACCGGCAGAGAGTCTGAGACCGGCAGAGAGTCTGAGACCCGCCGAGAGTCTGAGACCGGCAGAGAGTCTGAGACATGTCGAGAGTCTGAGACCGGCAGAGGGTCTGAGACCCGCCGAGAGTCA includes the following:
- the si:ch211-189a15.5 gene encoding spermatogenesis-associated protein 2 → MQQRDGTAARDRANVSRQELYQEYVTWYLESCPEAGSFRDSGLPERAAHYLLREPRPEDPFTVFPFYQAVRPTETHGVSVSVSQHLRGVIKATELLETLCVNLFIQPWKKEFKTLKSYTGPFVYHLLPVLSRDTIQSVLASIGYLPHPDAPHSEYRLCEHANMDRVILVGFELLLARVQCSHLLELLEKDQVGAQELLEFLQRGSGPAKPEEPRERRETTEGKQKEEEKKKEEGDRKEAPLYSDTRLTVNPLPKPRRSHLISSDQSIMEMQRTYPDLAFRGRPLVPDKPQKIKNVRSGGGRGVHAAGNINSEDIKVSELLKRTSKAAPTTVSSKEESNADENDAANDGCHGNSSSYSDSGEVSGPQAMSLHITLRAGDKNQESLIPAESLRPAESLRPAESLRHAESLRPVESLRPVESLRPAESLRPAESLRPAESLRPAESLRHVESLRPAEGLRPAESQRPAESQPTADNKRVDRAELPSLSSMDDQQDLDELAEKMDVLFL